In Thermomonas paludicola, the following are encoded in one genomic region:
- a CDS encoding glutathione S-transferase family protein: MNAILYYAPGSASLLVHWLMLELDVPHELRLVDFSSRAQKSPEYLALNPNGVVPTLIVDGKPQREAAALALWLAERHPNAGLAPAIDDPRRLDFLQWMFDLANEVQPLLRQWWYPGEVAGESNSEAVHAQCARRVAAHWQRIDAHLAAHGPYLLGDAPTVPDFHLVMLMRWARNMPTSATSFPQLAELARRMKSRPTFKALYEREGLEEWA; encoded by the coding sequence ATGAACGCCATCCTGTATTACGCCCCCGGTTCCGCCAGCCTGCTGGTGCACTGGCTGATGCTGGAACTTGACGTGCCACACGAGCTGCGGCTGGTGGATTTTTCCAGCCGCGCACAGAAGTCGCCCGAGTATCTGGCGCTGAACCCGAACGGCGTGGTGCCCACCTTGATCGTGGACGGCAAGCCGCAGCGCGAGGCGGCCGCGCTTGCGCTGTGGCTGGCCGAGCGCCACCCGAACGCAGGCCTGGCCCCCGCGATTGACGACCCGCGGCGGCTGGATTTCCTGCAATGGATGTTCGACCTGGCCAACGAAGTGCAACCGCTGCTGCGGCAGTGGTGGTATCCGGGCGAAGTGGCCGGCGAGAGCAACAGCGAAGCCGTGCATGCGCAATGCGCCCGTCGCGTGGCCGCGCACTGGCAGCGGATCGACGCGCATTTGGCGGCGCACGGCCCGTACCTGCTGGGCGACGCGCCCACCGTGCCGGATTTCCATCTGGTGATGCTGATGCGCTGGGCGCGCAACATGCCAACGTCGGCGACCAGCTTCCCGCAGCTTGCCGAACTTGCCAGACGGATGAAATCGCGCCCGACATTCAAGGCGCTTTATGAGCGCGAAGGCCTGGAGGAGTGGGCCTGA
- the greB gene encoding transcription elongation factor GreB encodes MSRWRPPAEKSTALITREGHDRLKAELDALWRVRRPEVVKALAAAAAEGDRSENAEYTYRKKQLGEIDRRVRYLSKRLEELRVVDAAPSDPDAVFFGAQVELENAGTGERVRYRIVGPDETDAQRGWISIDAPLARAMLKKRVDDDFGSTLPSGRVNFVIIGIDYPTA; translated from the coding sequence ATGAGCCGCTGGCGGCCGCCTGCCGAGAAGAGCACGGCGCTGATCACCCGCGAAGGCCACGACCGGCTGAAGGCCGAGCTGGACGCGCTGTGGCGCGTGCGGCGCCCGGAGGTGGTGAAGGCGCTGGCCGCCGCTGCCGCCGAGGGCGACCGCTCGGAAAACGCCGAATACACCTATCGCAAGAAACAACTGGGTGAAATTGATCGCCGGGTGCGCTATCTCAGCAAGCGGCTGGAAGAACTGCGCGTGGTGGACGCCGCTCCCAGCGATCCCGATGCCGTGTTCTTCGGTGCACAGGTGGAATTGGAGAACGCTGGCACCGGCGAGCGGGTGCGCTATCGCATCGTCGGCCCCGACGAAACCGACGCGCAGCGTGGCTGGATCAGCATCGATGCCCCATTGGCGCGGGCGATGCTGAAAAAACGCGTGGACGACGACTTCGGAAGCACCCTGCCCAGCGGCCGGGTGAACTTCGTGATTATCGGAATCGACTACCCGACCGCCTGA
- a CDS encoding TfoX/Sxy family protein: MATDTDFIAYIAEQAGLGARLTHRRMFGEYALYVDEKVVAFACDNSLFVKPSAAATRLAPHLPQRLPYPGAKDYPVADELLDDADCLRELLLETAVLMPVPKVKEAKKKAAKPAKAK; this comes from the coding sequence ATGGCTACCGACACCGATTTCATCGCCTATATCGCAGAGCAGGCCGGCTTGGGCGCCCGCCTGACCCACCGCCGCATGTTCGGGGAATATGCCCTGTACGTGGACGAGAAAGTGGTGGCCTTCGCCTGCGACAACAGCCTGTTCGTCAAACCCTCCGCCGCCGCCACGCGGCTGGCCCCGCACCTGCCGCAGCGCCTGCCGTACCCCGGCGCCAAGGATTACCCGGTGGCCGATGAGTTGCTGGACGACGCCGACTGCCTGCGGGAGTTGTTGTTGGAGACGGCGGTGTTGATGCCGGTGCCGAAGGTGAAGGAAGCGAAGAAGAAAGCGGCCAAGCCAGCCAAAGCGAAGTAA
- a CDS encoding GNAT family N-acetyltransferase, which produces MTTIHHDAFTHRFSTEVDDQIAYVEYEPGAGSIAITHTIVPPEIGGRGIASELVRFALEYAREQGLKVDPQCSYAETWMRRHPEFESLRT; this is translated from the coding sequence ATGACCACGATTCATCACGACGCCTTTACCCATCGCTTTTCCACCGAAGTGGATGACCAGATTGCCTACGTGGAATACGAGCCTGGCGCGGGCAGCATTGCCATCACCCACACCATCGTCCCGCCGGAAATCGGCGGCCGCGGGATCGCTTCGGAGCTGGTGCGCTTCGCGCTGGAATACGCGCGCGAGCAGGGGCTGAAGGTTGACCCGCAGTGTTCCTATGCCGAGACCTGGATGCGTCGCCACCCGGAATTCGAATCGCTGCGGACCTGA
- a CDS encoding transglycosylase SLT domain-containing protein — protein MPVRPLPALAAIVLSLSAMLSTLPAHAASKRGEAKRTDTRHASAIELQQRMDAAEKRYRDAMLADDEEAAANATTAALADMKDVVDACGKQRGCSVETMLATYERLLQATPRFDDLLADEGGADPIDESDLDDASVPASANAAALLSEEGQRFVKMVQFNPAVQAGIRRWLTDMRPSLMDSYENYRYMQHLMSPAFRRHGLPEALLFGIMAKESNGKVHVGSRAGAVGPLQFMPSTGRRFGLGDDGSGFDTRYDPAASADAAAQYLSERMGQLDNSIELSLAGYNGGEGRALRVFRETGGRSFWDIDVYNQFPAETKDYVPMVIAAAWLFLHPKDYGIRWPRVSARPAGIVLAQPASLYELTICLGNWGSRDGYLRALRNLNPRWSPDVMLPAGTMLNATSRISWLYRFNCTRGKRLELAQELVASDARTALVRVGDPMPAGTAASATPPVASVVPAVPARPGKPAAKAKTHSVKRGETLSSIAGKFRCDLDDLAKVNRLKKPKYAIKPGQSLKLEGCG, from the coding sequence ATGCCCGTGCGCCCGCTGCCTGCCCTTGCTGCCATTGTCTTGTCGCTGTCGGCGATGCTGTCCACCCTGCCGGCGCACGCCGCCAGCAAACGGGGCGAGGCGAAGCGCACCGATACCCGGCATGCATCGGCGATCGAGTTGCAGCAGCGCATGGACGCCGCCGAAAAACGCTACCGCGACGCGATGCTGGCAGACGATGAAGAGGCGGCGGCCAATGCGACCACCGCCGCGCTGGCGGACATGAAGGACGTGGTGGACGCCTGCGGCAAGCAGCGCGGCTGCTCGGTGGAGACCATGCTGGCGACGTACGAACGCCTGCTACAGGCCACGCCGCGCTTCGACGACCTGCTGGCCGACGAGGGTGGCGCCGACCCCATCGACGAGAGCGACCTGGACGACGCCAGCGTGCCCGCGTCCGCCAACGCCGCCGCGCTGCTCAGCGAGGAAGGGCAGCGCTTCGTGAAGATGGTGCAATTCAATCCGGCGGTGCAGGCCGGCATTCGCCGCTGGCTTACCGACATGCGCCCGTCGCTGATGGACAGCTACGAGAACTACCGCTACATGCAGCACCTGATGTCGCCGGCGTTCCGCCGCCACGGCCTGCCGGAGGCGCTGTTGTTCGGCATCATGGCCAAGGAGTCCAACGGCAAGGTGCATGTGGGCTCGCGTGCCGGCGCCGTGGGGCCGCTGCAGTTCATGCCCTCCACCGGGCGCCGCTTCGGGCTGGGCGATGACGGCAGCGGCTTTGACACCCGCTACGACCCGGCCGCCTCCGCCGATGCGGCCGCGCAGTACCTCAGCGAACGCATGGGCCAGCTCGACAACAGCATCGAGCTGTCGCTGGCCGGTTACAACGGCGGCGAGGGCCGCGCCCTGCGCGTGTTCCGCGAAACCGGCGGGCGCAGTTTCTGGGACATCGACGTCTATAACCAGTTCCCGGCGGAAACCAAGGACTACGTGCCGATGGTGATCGCCGCCGCGTGGTTGTTCCTGCACCCGAAGGACTATGGCATCCGCTGGCCGCGGGTCAGCGCCCGACCGGCCGGCATCGTGCTGGCGCAGCCGGCCTCGCTGTACGAACTCACCATCTGCCTGGGCAACTGGGGCTCGCGCGATGGCTACCTGCGCGCGCTGCGCAACCTCAATCCGCGCTGGTCGCCAGACGTCATGCTGCCGGCAGGAACGATGCTGAATGCCACCAGCCGCATCAGCTGGCTGTATCGCTTCAATTGCACCCGTGGCAAGCGTCTGGAGCTGGCGCAGGAACTGGTGGCCAGCGACGCGCGTACCGCGCTGGTGCGGGTGGGCGACCCCATGCCCGCCGGTACGGCTGCCAGCGCGACGCCGCCGGTCGCCAGCGTTGTGCCGGCAGTGCCAGCGCGCCCCGGCAAACCAGCGGCCAAGGCCAAGACCCATAGCGTCAAGCGTGGCGAAACCCTGTCCAGCATTGCCGGCAAGTTCCGCTGCGACCTGGACGACCTGGCCAAGGTCAACCGGTTGAAGAAGCCGAAATACGCCATCAAACCCGGCCAGAGCCTGAAGCTGGAAGGCTGCGGCTGA
- a CDS encoding M14 family metallopeptidase: MTTMRLLVLALLAATTSLAMASKPHLGTVAERSGYRQTGRYDEVIALCDAYQRAFPKAVRCFDFGTTPQGRPMKALAVSTSGALTPEDAHARGLPVVLVQGGIHAGEIDGKDAGFGLISDLLQGNVGRGVLDKQVLLFVPVFNVDGHENFRAWNRPNQRGPEEMGFRVTAQRYNLNRDYVKADAPEMQAMLALVNQWDPLATLDLHVTDGAKFRHDISVTGEPVNVGDAGLREAGRALKAGIIERLKQQGSLPVDFYPSFVNEDDPASGFVESAYPPRFSSGYFPLRNRLVMLLETHSWKPYPERVRATYNAVLDTLQLVAEHGAQWRQAALDADARAAALGGQPVPLDYTTTADKRIIDFLGYAYRRTPSDVSGASMVQYDERTPQLWMLPLRDTIVPNRVVDAPKAGYIVPAEYAAQVGRQLALHGIAFRRLDKPLAQATVQVFMADAVTFAATPVEGHQRATLKGQWNAAGEPIGAGALFVPIAQAKARLLMQILEPQAPDSLAAWGSFNNSFERKEYMESYVAEEQARLMLDKDPALKAEFQARLKDDAAFAANPRARLEFFARRHPAWDRNYNRYPVLRTDVLP, translated from the coding sequence ATGACCACCATGCGTCTGCTTGTCCTTGCCCTGCTTGCCGCCACCACCTCGCTGGCGATGGCGTCCAAGCCCCATCTGGGCACCGTGGCCGAGCGCAGCGGCTACCGGCAGACCGGCCGCTACGACGAGGTGATTGCCCTGTGCGACGCCTATCAACGGGCGTTTCCGAAAGCGGTGCGCTGCTTCGACTTCGGCACCACCCCGCAGGGCCGGCCGATGAAAGCACTGGCGGTGTCCACCAGCGGCGCGCTGACCCCGGAAGACGCACACGCGCGCGGCCTGCCGGTGGTGTTGGTGCAAGGGGGCATCCACGCCGGCGAGATTGATGGCAAGGATGCAGGCTTCGGCCTGATCTCCGATCTGTTGCAGGGCAACGTGGGCCGTGGCGTGCTGGACAAGCAAGTGCTGCTGTTCGTGCCGGTGTTCAACGTGGACGGCCACGAGAATTTCCGCGCCTGGAATCGCCCCAATCAACGCGGCCCCGAGGAAATGGGCTTTCGCGTCACCGCGCAGCGCTACAACCTCAATCGCGATTACGTGAAAGCCGATGCGCCCGAGATGCAGGCGATGCTGGCCCTGGTCAACCAGTGGGACCCGCTGGCGACGCTGGATCTGCACGTGACCGACGGCGCCAAGTTCCGCCATGACATTTCGGTGACCGGCGAACCGGTGAACGTGGGCGATGCCGGACTGCGCGAGGCCGGGCGCGCGCTGAAGGCCGGCATCATCGAACGCCTGAAGCAGCAAGGGTCGCTGCCGGTGGATTTCTACCCCAGCTTCGTCAACGAGGACGACCCGGCCTCCGGCTTCGTCGAATCCGCCTATCCGCCGCGTTTTTCCAGCGGCTATTTCCCGCTGCGCAATCGGCTGGTAATGCTGCTTGAAACGCATTCGTGGAAACCCTATCCGGAACGCGTGCGGGCCACCTACAACGCGGTGCTGGACACGCTTCAACTGGTCGCCGAACACGGCGCGCAATGGCGGCAGGCAGCGCTCGACGCCGACGCCCGCGCTGCCGCATTGGGCGGGCAGCCGGTGCCGCTGGATTACACCACCACCGCCGACAAGCGCATCATCGATTTCCTCGGCTATGCCTACCGCCGCACGCCATCAGACGTGTCCGGCGCCAGCATGGTGCAGTACGACGAGCGCACCCCGCAGCTGTGGATGCTGCCGCTGCGCGACACCATCGTGCCGAACCGCGTCGTGGACGCGCCCAAGGCCGGCTACATCGTGCCCGCCGAATACGCCGCGCAGGTCGGCAGGCAGCTGGCGCTGCACGGCATTGCTTTCCGGCGACTGGACAAACCGCTGGCGCAGGCCACCGTGCAGGTGTTCATGGCCGACGCGGTGACATTCGCAGCCACGCCGGTGGAGGGCCACCAACGCGCCACGCTGAAAGGACAGTGGAATGCCGCCGGTGAACCTATCGGCGCCGGCGCGCTGTTCGTGCCGATTGCACAGGCCAAGGCGCGGCTGCTGATGCAGATCCTGGAGCCGCAAGCGCCCGATTCGCTGGCGGCGTGGGGCAGCTTCAACAACAGCTTCGAGCGCAAGGAGTACATGGAATCCTACGTGGCCGAAGAACAGGCGCGGCTGATGCTGGACAAGGATCCGGCGCTGAAGGCCGAGTTCCAGGCCAGGCTCAAGGACGATGCCGCGTTTGCCGCCAACCCGCGCGCGCGCCTGGAGTTTTTTGCCCGCCGCCATCCGGCCTGGGATCGCAACTACAACCGCTACCCGGTGCTGCGCACCGACGTGCTCCCCTGA
- a CDS encoding helicase HerA-like domain-containing protein — protein sequence MDPIFVGKAVTTDTSGNVFLLPRYGNRHGLVAGATGTGKTVTLMTLAEGFSRIGVPVFLADVKGDVAGLAVPGTMSERLQQRVAQLGIGDYRNEAAPVVFWDLWGKAGHPVRTTVSEMGPTLLGRILELNDTQSGVLDILFKLADDRGLLLLDLEDLRALLGLIAEERQDISTSYGLVSSQSIGAIQRALLRLEQEGAGLFFGEPALELTDLMRTTPDGRGVVNILAADQLILKPKLYSSFLLWLLSELFETLPEVGDLEKPKLVFVFDEAHLLFDDAPAALRQRIEQVVRLIRSKGVGVYFCSQFPDDIPDEILGQMGNRVQHALRAFTPRDQKAVKTAAETFVTNPALNVATAIGQLGVGEALVSTLQDKGVPMPVEKTLIAPPRCRMGAITDAERAQVRAGSPVGGKYDTRIDRDSAAELLAKKAEARTEQAQAPQARTRASDDAQEGGFGGAVKDALFGTKRRQGMIETMAKQTARTVGSQVGRQILRGLLGGIFGGKR from the coding sequence ATGGATCCGATCTTCGTCGGCAAAGCCGTCACCACCGACACCAGCGGCAACGTGTTCCTGCTGCCGAGGTACGGCAACCGCCACGGGCTGGTGGCCGGCGCCACCGGCACCGGCAAGACGGTGACGCTGATGACGCTGGCAGAGGGCTTTTCGCGGATCGGCGTACCGGTGTTCCTGGCCGACGTGAAGGGCGACGTGGCCGGGCTGGCGGTGCCTGGCACGATGAGCGAGCGGCTGCAGCAGCGCGTCGCGCAGTTGGGCATCGGCGACTATCGCAACGAAGCCGCGCCGGTGGTGTTCTGGGACCTGTGGGGCAAGGCCGGCCACCCGGTACGCACTACCGTCAGCGAGATGGGCCCCACCCTGCTGGGGCGCATCCTGGAGCTCAACGACACCCAGTCCGGCGTGCTGGACATCCTGTTCAAATTGGCCGATGACCGCGGCCTGCTGCTGCTCGATCTGGAAGACCTGCGCGCCCTGCTGGGCCTGATTGCCGAGGAACGCCAGGACATCAGCACCTCCTACGGACTGGTCAGCTCGCAGTCGATCGGCGCCATCCAGCGCGCCCTGCTGCGGCTGGAACAGGAAGGCGCCGGACTCTTTTTCGGCGAGCCGGCGCTGGAACTGACCGACCTGATGCGCACCACCCCCGACGGCCGCGGCGTGGTGAACATCCTCGCCGCCGACCAGCTGATCCTGAAGCCGAAGCTGTATTCCAGCTTCCTGCTGTGGCTGCTGTCGGAGCTGTTCGAGACCCTGCCGGAAGTGGGCGACCTGGAAAAGCCGAAACTCGTCTTCGTGTTCGACGAGGCGCACCTGCTGTTCGATGACGCGCCGGCCGCGCTTCGCCAACGCATCGAACAAGTCGTGCGGCTGATTCGCTCGAAGGGTGTGGGCGTGTATTTCTGCTCGCAGTTCCCGGACGACATTCCCGATGAAATCCTCGGCCAGATGGGCAACCGCGTGCAGCACGCGCTGCGTGCGTTCACCCCGCGTGACCAGAAGGCGGTGAAAACCGCGGCGGAAACCTTCGTCACCAATCCCGCGTTGAACGTGGCCACCGCCATTGGTCAACTGGGCGTGGGCGAAGCGCTGGTCTCCACCCTGCAGGACAAGGGTGTGCCGATGCCGGTGGAAAAAACCCTGATCGCGCCGCCACGCTGCCGGATGGGCGCGATCACCGACGCCGAACGTGCGCAGGTTCGCGCTGGCAGCCCGGTGGGGGGCAAATACGACACCCGCATCGACCGCGATTCCGCAGCCGAGTTGCTGGCGAAGAAGGCCGAAGCCAGGACCGAACAGGCGCAGGCGCCGCAGGCCAGGACGCGTGCCAGCGACGATGCGCAGGAAGGCGGCTTCGGCGGCGCGGTCAAGGACGCGCTGTTCGGCACCAAGCGCCGCCAGGGCATGATCGAGACCATGGCCAAGCAGACCGCACGCACGGTGGGCAGCCAGGTGGGCCGGCAGATCCTGCGCGGCCTGCTGGGCGGCATCTTCGGCGGCAAGCGCTGA
- a CDS encoding site-specific DNA-methyltransferase, producing the protein MSAIHDLIAQISDPRLRERLAAEWAIAAKEKKFGLVFEDHLPELLPLHGAKPRKGDLVCRRQGALKDVWQIKSIHAGVATCVKPSNEAHPSEPTRAAAEPVQFMVDELLVVREFGEPIFPALVPVDAVANGPLDAPWHTLIEADNYHALQLLDYLYAGQVDCIYIDPPYNTGARDWKYNNDYVDGNDGWRHSKWLAFMEKRLKLAKRLLKPESGVLFVTIDEKEYLHLGMLLEQEFPEARIQMISTMINPAVVARAGGFGRADEYIFVVMFGQATPSRIRLAREWVSGKGRTHTGNIRWDLLRRSGIGASRSDSPGCFYPIYVDPQLRTVAKVGDPLPADDSKPPSVKGLVPILPMRKNGSEGRWQWTPDTLRERMKQGRVRVGGNEKRGFVIYILKDGEYAKIQRGEFQEAGRAADGSILVEDANASFVLAIPGSQWRIASHDATQYGSRLLGDILPDRRFPFPKSLYAVRDTLRFYLEDKPRALTVDFFAGSGTTLNAVNLLNATDGGSRRCILVTNNEVSAEEAASLSARGLQPGDAEWEAQGICRSVTWPRSKYTIIGRRDDGSVLSGEYLTGKTMEREKARSFTQIGFVDPAQLDTLPKKKQVVGLIDGLPQTLVKDPCRFIVSKDHKASVLFDPAAAEDWLESLDGQDHITNVYIVTPVTRVFDQLKAQVVELLGPILVPEEEKRPMSAGFAANLAYFKLDFLERERVSLRRAFREILPLLWLKAGALGPRPKLKRGEPEPVLFAPEGSNFVVLLDETRMGRLLKSLEGRTGLSQVFIVTDADESFKTMAQDVREVAGKANPSLAVVQLYRDYLLNFMINKNQDRAAGQAGTQGARA; encoded by the coding sequence TTGTCTGCCATTCATGACCTGATCGCGCAAATCAGCGATCCACGCCTGCGCGAACGCTTGGCCGCCGAGTGGGCCATTGCCGCCAAGGAAAAGAAATTCGGCCTGGTGTTTGAAGACCACCTGCCCGAGTTGTTGCCACTACATGGTGCCAAGCCACGCAAGGGCGATCTGGTGTGTCGCCGTCAGGGTGCGCTGAAAGATGTGTGGCAAATCAAGTCCATCCACGCGGGCGTGGCCACCTGCGTCAAGCCCAGCAACGAGGCACACCCCAGCGAACCGACCCGCGCTGCGGCAGAACCGGTGCAGTTCATGGTGGATGAACTGCTGGTGGTGCGTGAATTTGGCGAGCCGATCTTCCCCGCGCTGGTGCCGGTAGATGCCGTGGCCAACGGCCCGCTTGACGCCCCCTGGCACACGCTGATCGAGGCCGACAACTACCACGCGCTGCAATTGCTGGATTACCTGTATGCCGGTCAGGTCGATTGCATCTACATCGACCCGCCTTACAACACCGGCGCGCGCGACTGGAAATACAACAATGACTACGTGGACGGCAACGATGGCTGGCGGCACAGCAAGTGGCTGGCCTTCATGGAAAAGCGGCTGAAACTGGCCAAGCGCTTGCTCAAGCCGGAGTCCGGGGTGCTGTTCGTCACGATTGACGAAAAAGAGTATCTTCACCTTGGAATGTTGCTAGAGCAGGAATTTCCAGAAGCGCGAATTCAGATGATCAGCACCATGATCAACCCAGCAGTAGTTGCGCGTGCTGGTGGGTTCGGTCGGGCAGATGAGTACATCTTTGTTGTGATGTTTGGGCAAGCGACACCAAGTCGGATTCGCCTCGCTCGTGAATGGGTTTCAGGAAAAGGGCGAACGCACACTGGAAATATCCGATGGGATTTACTTCGGCGTTCGGGCATCGGTGCTTCACGCAGCGATTCGCCAGGTTGCTTCTATCCAATTTATGTTGACCCACAGCTAAGAACAGTCGCGAAAGTTGGGGATCCGCTACCGGCAGATGATTCGAAGCCCCCGTCGGTCAAAGGGTTGGTTCCGATATTGCCAATGAGAAAAAATGGGTCTGAAGGTCGATGGCAGTGGACGCCAGATACATTGCGCGAACGTATGAAACAGGGTCGTGTTCGTGTCGGCGGCAACGAAAAACGTGGCTTTGTAATTTACATTCTGAAAGACGGCGAATACGCCAAGATTCAGCGTGGGGAGTTTCAAGAAGCTGGCCGCGCGGCAGACGGTTCTATATTGGTTGAGGATGCTAACGCCAGCTTTGTGCTTGCCATACCTGGCAGCCAGTGGCGGATTGCCAGTCACGATGCCACTCAATATGGCTCCCGGCTACTTGGTGACATCCTTCCGGATCGCCGCTTTCCATTCCCTAAGAGTCTGTATGCCGTGAGGGATACGCTTCGCTTCTATCTTGAGGATAAACCGAGGGCTTTGACGGTGGACTTTTTTGCCGGCAGCGGCACCACGCTCAATGCCGTCAACCTGCTCAACGCCACCGATGGCGGGTCACGCCGCTGCATCCTGGTCACCAATAACGAAGTCTCCGCAGAGGAGGCCGCATCCTTGAGCGCCCGCGGCCTGCAACCCGGCGACGCAGAGTGGGAAGCCCAAGGCATCTGCCGTTCGGTGACCTGGCCGCGCAGCAAGTACACCATCATTGGTCGGCGTGACGATGGCTCGGTACTGTCTGGCGAATACCTGACTGGCAAAACCATGGAGCGTGAGAAAGCGCGCAGCTTCACGCAGATCGGTTTTGTCGATCCGGCTCAACTCGACACACTGCCCAAGAAGAAACAGGTGGTGGGGCTGATCGATGGCCTGCCGCAAACGCTGGTGAAAGATCCTTGTCGGTTCATCGTTTCCAAAGACCACAAGGCCAGCGTGCTGTTTGACCCAGCGGCCGCAGAAGATTGGCTGGAGTCACTGGACGGGCAAGATCACATCACCAACGTCTACATCGTCACGCCCGTCACGCGCGTGTTCGACCAGTTGAAAGCGCAGGTGGTGGAACTGCTCGGGCCGATCCTGGTGCCGGAGGAAGAAAAGCGCCCGATGAGCGCGGGCTTTGCCGCCAATCTCGCCTACTTCAAGCTGGATTTTCTGGAGCGCGAACGCGTGTCGCTGCGCCGGGCCTTCCGCGAAATCTTGCCCTTGCTGTGGCTGAAGGCTGGGGCGTTAGGCCCGCGACCCAAGCTGAAACGCGGCGAGCCGGAGCCGGTGCTGTTTGCGCCGGAGGGCAGCAATTTCGTGGTGCTGCTGGATGAAACCCGCATGGGCCGTTTGCTGAAGTCGCTGGAGGGTCGCACCGGCTTGTCGCAGGTGTTCATCGTCACCGACGCGGACGAATCCTTCAAAACCATGGCGCAGGACGTGCGCGAGGTGGCGGGCAAGGCCAACCCTAGCTTGGCTGTAGTGCAGTTGTACCGCGATTACCTGCTCAATTTCATGATCAACAAGAACCAGGACCGCGCTGCCGGTCAGGCTGGTACACAGGGAGCGCGGGCATGA
- a CDS encoding rhomboid family intramembrane serine protease yields the protein MPLTLIIIAVTVLVSWRGFSDQRLLGRLILWPPAVRRNHQYDRLLTYGFVHADWMHLLFNMITFWSFGSVVERVFSQWLSPLGFVLFYLSAIVVSILPTYLSHQRDPNYRSLGASGGVSAVLFASILFDPWNKLIIFPIPLPIPAFLFAILYVGYSIWMDRRGHGNVNHSAHLWGAAYGVLFTVLLQPAVVSHFTRALLG from the coding sequence GTGCCGCTGACCCTGATCATCATTGCGGTCACCGTGCTGGTGAGCTGGCGCGGGTTTTCCGACCAGCGCCTGCTGGGCAGGTTGATCCTGTGGCCGCCTGCGGTGCGGCGCAACCACCAGTACGACCGCCTGTTGACCTACGGCTTCGTGCATGCCGACTGGATGCACCTGCTGTTCAACATGATCACGTTCTGGTCGTTCGGCAGCGTGGTGGAGCGGGTGTTCTCGCAATGGCTTTCGCCGCTCGGCTTCGTGCTGTTCTATCTGTCGGCCATCGTGGTCTCGATCCTGCCCACCTATTTGTCGCACCAGCGCGATCCCAACTACCGCAGCTTGGGCGCATCCGGCGGGGTGTCGGCCGTGTTGTTCGCCAGCATCCTGTTCGATCCGTGGAACAAACTGATCATCTTCCCGATTCCGCTGCCGATCCCCGCGTTCTTGTTCGCCATCCTGTACGTGGGTTACAGCATCTGGATGGATCGCCGCGGGCATGGCAACGTCAACCACAGCGCGCACCTGTGGGGCGCGGCCTATGGCGTGCTGTTCACCGTGTTGCTGCAACCCGCCGTTGTCAGCCACTTCACGCGCGCGCTGTTGGGATGA